The following are encoded in a window of Pseudomonas graminis genomic DNA:
- the tssE gene encoding type VI secretion system baseplate subunit TssE, protein MTGYGTLFERLGGDAGKRVGWSPEDSATASVAAHLAKMLSTRAGSVQTLSDYGLPDLNDMSLSLHDALTKARLAIEVFIETYEPRLSRVQVTALPHDGDQLRLAFRIEGLLQVQGFKGQVTFAARVEGGGQVQVNHRKA, encoded by the coding sequence ATGACTGGATACGGCACCCTTTTCGAACGCCTGGGTGGCGACGCAGGCAAGCGCGTCGGCTGGAGCCCCGAAGACTCTGCCACGGCTTCGGTGGCCGCCCATCTGGCCAAGATGCTTAGTACGCGGGCGGGCAGTGTTCAGACGCTTTCCGACTACGGGCTACCGGATCTCAATGACATGAGCTTGAGCCTTCATGACGCTTTAACGAAGGCGCGGCTCGCCATTGAAGTCTTCATCGAAACCTACGAGCCACGCCTGAGTCGTGTCCAGGTCACCGCACTGCCCCATGACGGCGATCAGCTTCGGCTCGCCTTCCGTATCGAAGGGCTGCTGCAGGTTCAGGGTTTCAAGGGTCAGGTCACTTTCGCCGCACGCGTGGAGGGTGGCGGTCAGGTACAGGTCAATCACAGGAAAGCCTGA
- the tssG gene encoding type VI secretion system baseplate subunit TssG produces MDTPYGPAAPALSGLTQGIREYSLFQAVLLVIERLRTAQPHLNDDDLYDQLEFQANPSLGFPGSDVDCVEFFEESGLMRARLRFNLLGLVGSGSPLPAFYSEQALGDSESGNPTRQFLDLFHHRLHRLMLPIWKKYRYRARFESGAIDPFSSQLFALIGLGSEDIRSARELNWKRLLPYLGLLSLRAHSAALIEAVLRYYFKHAELTIEQCMERRVEILEEQRNSLGQANSQLGEDLVLGEHVRDRSGKFRIHIRELGWQRFHEFLPIGAGYQPLCALVRFTLRDPLDYDVRLALRQDEIRELRLAEQNACRLGWTSWLGRERADGVVTLASKSIRTAG; encoded by the coding sequence ATGGACACCCCGTATGGGCCTGCAGCCCCTGCTTTGAGCGGGCTGACCCAAGGTATACGCGAATACTCGCTGTTTCAGGCCGTTTTGCTGGTCATCGAGCGACTGCGCACTGCACAGCCGCATCTGAACGATGACGACTTGTACGACCAGCTGGAATTCCAGGCCAACCCGAGCCTGGGCTTCCCAGGCAGTGATGTGGACTGTGTGGAGTTTTTTGAAGAATCCGGGCTGATGCGTGCACGCCTGCGCTTCAACCTGCTGGGGCTTGTCGGGTCTGGATCACCCTTGCCGGCGTTCTACAGCGAGCAAGCCCTGGGTGACAGCGAGTCGGGCAATCCCACTCGCCAGTTTCTCGATCTGTTTCACCATCGCCTGCATCGGCTGATGCTGCCGATCTGGAAAAAATATCGCTACCGCGCGCGTTTTGAAAGCGGCGCGATCGATCCGTTTTCTTCGCAGTTGTTCGCGTTGATCGGACTGGGCAGCGAGGACATTCGAAGTGCACGAGAGCTGAACTGGAAGCGACTGCTGCCGTACCTCGGTTTGCTCAGCTTGCGCGCGCATTCGGCAGCGCTGATCGAGGCGGTGCTGCGTTACTACTTCAAACACGCAGAACTGACGATCGAGCAATGCATGGAGCGTCGCGTGGAAATTCTCGAAGAGCAGCGCAACAGTCTTGGCCAAGCCAACAGCCAGCTAGGCGAGGACCTGGTGCTTGGCGAACACGTTCGCGACCGCAGTGGCAAGTTCCGCATTCATATTCGAGAGCTTGGCTGGCAGCGTTTTCACGAGTTCCTGCCGATTGGCGCGGGTTACCAGCCGCTGTGCGCATTGGTGCGATTCACGCTGCGTGACCCGCTTGATTACGACGTTCGCCTGGCGCTGCGTCAGGACGAAATTCGCGAACTGCGCCTGGCCGAGCAGAACGCGTGTCGCCTGGGATGGACCAGTTGGCTGGGCCGCGAACGCGCGGACGGCGTGGTGACCCTGGCCAGCAAATCAATAAGGACAGCCGGATAA
- the tssF gene encoding type VI secretion system baseplate subunit TssF: MSFNHYYQSELTALRQLGRRFAERSPALAPFLGQAGRDPDVERLLEGFAFLTGRLRQKLDDELPELTHSLMQLLWPNYMQPLPAFSILQFDPLKLAAPALRVERNTPVDSVPIDGVQCRFRTCYPTDVQALGLVALTYSVKGDGSLLSLRLEVNGEGHFGELELSRLRLHFAGERYISQMLYLSLLRNLECVELVPLGSDGNPLHGVNGTPLAFRMPGDRIQPVGFAEDEALIPYPLNTFRGYRYLQEYFAFQDKFLFVDVTGLDLLAALPEDTLKHVRGLELRFDIRKSDVQRLRPTLENVKLHCTPIVNLFNHDATPIRLEGKQDEYLLMPALYAPENCGVFSVESVIGWKPGGLGYETYVPFESFEHDPSFDVPDRQPHYSIRQRSSSLHDGLDTYLSFGMRPIETSETLSIEMMCTNQNLPRKLKLGDICIACEQTPEFLTFRNITPGTPCYAPPLNQDFLWKLISNMSLNYLSLADVNALKVILETYDLPRYYDPHAAKVSERLLGGLKSIRHQHVDRLHRGLPVRGLRTELTIDPQGYIGEGDVFVFASVLNEFFALYASLNSYHELRVKSTQGEVYQWTPRMGLQPLL; encoded by the coding sequence ATGTCCTTTAATCACTACTACCAAAGCGAACTCACCGCACTTCGCCAGTTAGGTCGTCGATTCGCCGAGCGTAGCCCGGCATTGGCGCCTTTTCTGGGGCAGGCCGGTCGGGATCCGGACGTGGAGCGGTTGCTGGAAGGTTTTGCCTTTCTGACCGGACGCCTGCGCCAGAAGCTCGATGACGAGCTGCCTGAGCTCACTCATTCGCTGATGCAGCTTCTCTGGCCCAACTACATGCAACCGCTGCCGGCCTTCAGCATTCTCCAGTTTGACCCGTTGAAGCTAGCCGCGCCTGCGCTGAGGGTCGAGCGCAATACGCCGGTGGACAGTGTGCCGATCGATGGCGTGCAGTGTCGCTTCCGTACCTGCTATCCAACCGACGTCCAGGCGCTGGGTCTGGTCGCGCTGACGTATTCGGTCAAGGGGGATGGCTCGCTGTTGAGCTTGCGTCTGGAAGTAAATGGCGAAGGCCATTTTGGCGAGTTGGAGTTGAGCCGGTTGCGGCTGCATTTTGCTGGCGAGCGCTACATAAGCCAGATGCTCTATCTAAGCCTGCTGCGTAATCTGGAGTGTGTCGAGCTGGTACCGCTGGGCTCGGACGGCAACCCCCTGCACGGCGTCAACGGCACGCCCTTGGCGTTCAGAATGCCTGGCGATCGTATCCAGCCCGTGGGTTTTGCCGAGGACGAAGCGTTGATTCCATATCCGCTGAATACCTTCCGCGGTTATCGCTATTTGCAGGAGTACTTCGCCTTTCAGGACAAGTTCCTGTTCGTCGACGTGACCGGTCTCGACCTGCTTGCCGCATTGCCAGAAGACACGCTCAAGCATGTGCGCGGCCTTGAATTGCGTTTCGACATTCGCAAAAGCGACGTCCAGCGTCTGCGTCCCACGCTGGAAAACGTGAAGCTGCATTGCACGCCGATCGTGAACCTGTTCAATCACGATGCCACGCCTATCCGCCTTGAGGGCAAACAGGACGAGTACCTGCTGATGCCGGCGCTCTACGCCCCGGAAAACTGCGGCGTGTTTTCGGTCGAATCCGTGATCGGCTGGAAGCCCGGCGGCTTGGGTTACGAGACGTACGTGCCGTTCGAATCGTTCGAACATGACCCTAGTTTCGATGTGCCTGACCGCCAACCGCATTACAGCATTCGCCAGCGTTCGTCATCGCTTCACGATGGCCTCGACACCTACCTGAGCTTTGGCATGCGTCCCATTGAAACATCAGAAACGCTGTCGATCGAGATGATGTGCACCAACCAGAATTTGCCGCGCAAGCTCAAGTTGGGTGACATCTGCATTGCCTGCGAACAGACGCCGGAATTTCTGACCTTCCGCAACATCACCCCGGGCACACCGTGTTATGCGCCGCCGCTGAATCAGGACTTCCTCTGGAAGTTGATCAGCAACATGTCGCTCAACTACCTGTCCCTCGCCGACGTCAACGCGTTGAAGGTGATCCTCGAAACATACGACCTGCCGCGCTATTACGACCCGCACGCCGCAAAGGTCAGTGAGCGCCTGCTGGGCGGACTCAAGTCGATCCGGCATCAGCATGTCGACCGGCTGCACAGAGGGTTGCCGGTACGCGGGTTGCGCACCGAACTGACCATCGATCCGCAGGGCTATATCGGGGAGGGCGATGTGTTCGTGTTCGCCTCTGTTCTCAACGAATTTTTCGCGCTTTACGCCAGCCTCAATTCGTATCACGAACTGCGCGTAAAAAGCACACAGGGAGAGGTGTACCAATGGACACCCCGTATGGGCCTGCAGCCCCTGCTTTGA
- the tssC gene encoding type VI secretion system contractile sheath large subunit gives MSTTPSQQQSRASGELSILDSIIAETRLPRDEDAYGIAKRGVSAFIEELLKPQNAGEPVKKAMVDRMIAEIDAKLGRQMDEILHHPAFQSLESSWRGLRLLVERTDFRENIKIEILNVSKEDLLEDFEASPDVMQAGLYKHIYTAEYGQFGGQPVGAIIANYFMSPSSPDVKLMQYVSSVACMSHAPFIAAAGPRFFGLESFTGLPDLKDLKDHFEGPQFAKWQSFRQSEDARYVGLTVPRFLLRNPYDPKENPVKSFVYKETVANSHEHYLWGNTAYAFGTKLTDSFAKFRWCPNIIGPQSGGAVEDLPLHHFESMGEIETKIPTEVLVSDRREYELAEEGFISLTMRKGSDNAAFFSASSVQKPKFFGTSAEGKAAELNYKLGTQLPYMMIVNRLAHYLKVLQREQLGSWKERTDLELELNKWIRQYVADQENPSAEVRGRRPLRAAQIIVSDVEGEPGWYRVSLNVRPHFKYMGADFTLSLVGKLDKE, from the coding sequence ATGAGTACGACACCATCGCAGCAGCAGAGCAGAGCGTCCGGCGAGCTCAGCATTCTCGACAGCATCATCGCCGAAACCCGTCTGCCTCGAGATGAGGATGCCTATGGCATCGCCAAGCGCGGCGTGTCGGCGTTTATCGAAGAGCTGCTCAAACCGCAAAACGCGGGTGAGCCGGTCAAGAAGGCAATGGTTGACCGCATGATTGCCGAGATCGACGCCAAGCTCGGCCGCCAGATGGATGAGATTCTGCACCACCCGGCCTTCCAGTCTCTGGAGTCGTCCTGGCGTGGACTGCGGTTGCTGGTAGAACGGACCGACTTCCGCGAGAACATCAAGATCGAAATCCTCAACGTATCCAAAGAGGACTTGCTGGAAGATTTCGAAGCTTCACCCGACGTCATGCAGGCCGGGCTCTACAAGCATATCTACACCGCCGAGTACGGTCAGTTCGGTGGGCAGCCGGTAGGGGCGATCATCGCCAACTACTTCATGTCCCCGAGCTCGCCAGACGTGAAGCTGATGCAGTACGTCTCCAGCGTTGCCTGCATGTCTCATGCGCCGTTCATTGCCGCTGCTGGCCCCAGGTTCTTTGGCCTGGAAAGCTTCACGGGCTTGCCAGACCTGAAAGATCTGAAGGATCACTTCGAAGGCCCGCAGTTCGCCAAATGGCAGAGTTTCCGCCAGTCGGAAGACGCCCGTTACGTTGGTCTGACAGTGCCGCGTTTCCTGCTGCGCAATCCGTACGACCCGAAAGAGAACCCGGTCAAGTCGTTCGTCTACAAGGAAACCGTTGCCAACAGCCATGAGCACTATCTGTGGGGCAACACGGCGTACGCTTTCGGTACCAAGCTGACCGACAGCTTCGCCAAGTTCCGCTGGTGCCCGAACATCATCGGCCCGCAGAGCGGTGGCGCGGTCGAAGACCTGCCTCTGCACCACTTCGAGAGCATGGGTGAAATCGAAACCAAGATCCCCACCGAAGTATTGGTGAGCGATCGTCGTGAATACGAGTTGGCGGAGGAGGGGTTCATCTCGCTGACCATGCGCAAGGGCTCAGACAATGCGGCGTTCTTCTCCGCCAGCTCGGTACAAAAGCCGAAGTTTTTTGGCACGAGCGCGGAAGGCAAGGCGGCGGAGCTGAACTACAAGCTCGGCACACAGCTGCCGTACATGATGATCGTTAACCGTCTTGCTCACTATTTGAAAGTCCTGCAACGCGAGCAGCTGGGTTCGTGGAAAGAACGCACCGACCTCGAACTGGAATTGAACAAGTGGATTCGCCAGTACGTAGCCGACCAGGAAAATCCGAGCGCGGAAGTCCGTGGTCGTCGTCCGCTGCGTGCCGCGCAGATCATCGTCAGTGATGTGGAGGGCGAGCCCGGCTGGTACCGCGTCAGCCTGAACGTGCGCCCGCACTTCAAGTACATGGGGGCCGATTTCACCCTGTCGCTGGTGGGCAAGCTGGACAAAGAGTGA